In Rutidosis leptorrhynchoides isolate AG116_Rl617_1_P2 chromosome 2, CSIRO_AGI_Rlap_v1, whole genome shotgun sequence, one genomic interval encodes:
- the LOC139889194 gene encoding protein MIZU-KUSSEI 1-like: MAKISLDKKHFHWSNKVSNEDEEEQEGSNSLHTHFQKNQQTELPSSLTRKKLQTITIARVRSVLTAMNKNRANLLHGLGPRVVGTLFGSRKGHVHFVFQKTPTSQPAFLIELQTPISGLVKEMASGLVRIALECDKEDDKIKKGGNLKKILDEPIWRTYCNGKKCGFAMKRECGEKEWKVLKAVEPISMGAGVLPSEKASDHEHESLVHEDEIMYMRAKFERVVGSRDSEAFYMMNPDSNGAPELSIYLLRI; this comes from the coding sequence ATGGCAAAAATCTCTCTAGACAAAAAACACTTCCattggtcaaacaaagtcagcaatgaagatgaagaagaacaaGAAGGCTCTAATTCCCTTCACACACACTTTCAAAAAAATCAACAAACCGAATTACCATCAAGTTTAACTAGAAAAAAGCTCCAAACCATCACAATAGCTAGAGTTCGCTCGGTTCTTACAGCAATGAATAAGAACCGAGCGAACTTATTGCATGGTTTGGGCCCAAGGGTTGTAGGAACTCTATTTGGCTCTCGAAAAGGCCATGTCCATTTCGTGTTCCAAAAAACTCCTACGTCCCAACCGGCTTTCTTGATTGAGCTACAAACACCAATAAGTGGTTTGGTTAAAGAAATGGCTTCCGGGCTCGTTAGGATCGCGTTGGAATGTGATAAAGAGGATGACAAGATTAAAAAAGGTGGTAACTTGAAAAAGATATTAGATGAACCTATTTGGAGAACTTATTGTAATGGAAAAAAGTGCGGTTTCGCGATGAAACGTGAATGTGGAGAGAAAGAATGGAAAGTATTAAAAGCCGTTGAGCCGATATCAATGGGAGCTGGTGTATTGCCTAGTGAAAAAGCAAGTGATCATGAACATGAAAGTTTAGTTCATGAAGATGAGATAATGTATATGAGGGCTAAGTTTGAAAGGGTTGTGGGGTCAAGGGATTCAGAAGCTTTCTATATGATGAATCCGGATAGTAATGGAGCTCCTGAACTTAGTATTTATTTGCTTAGAATTTGA